Within the Cyanobium sp. ATX 6F1 genome, the region GACCGCCTGCCTGAAAAAGTGTTCGTGGTGGCCCAGGTCCGTCGGGTGGCCACCGTCCTGGGGCTGGACGCCGACCCCCTGATCGAGGAGCTGCGACGAATGGATCTGGGTACCCCCGGCGGCAACGGCACCTCCTCCAGTCGGCGCCCCAGCGCCGCGGCACTCCCATCGCCCCTCCTCAGCCCCCAGGCGCCCTCGCCCCGTCCCTCCAGCGCCTCCAACCGTTTCCCCCGCACTGCCCCCAAGTGGGTCCTGGGGGCCCTTGGTGCGCTGGTGCTGGTGACCAGCCTCGGCACCCTGGCCTGGCGCCAGGGACAGGAGGTCCGTCCCCGCTCAGCGCCTCCCGAGGCGCCCCTGACAGCCGACAGGCCACCGGCCCTGGCCCCGTCCACCCCTCAATCCCCAAAGGCAGGTGTGACGGCCCCCGCAACGAAGGCCATCGTGGTCCTCTCCAGCACCGAGGGCAGCTGGATTGCTGTGCGCAACGGCTCAGGGCAACGGCTCTACCAGGGCCTGCTCAAAGGTGAGCGGCGATTTCCCGCCGAACCAGGTCTGAAGGTGCTGGCCGGCCGTCCTGATCTGGTCACCGTGCGCATCGGCAATTCAACCGCCCGCCGCCTCGGGCCGATCAACGAAGTGATCTGGCGCCCGCTCAGGTGACCTCCAGATGGAGGCCCATGGCCTCCATCACCGCCGGCGCGCAGGCCTGCAGACTCCAGCGCTCCAGGCTCAGGTCCAGCTCGGCGCTCAGGGGTTTGAGCTCGATCGTGACGGCAGCAGGACCCGGGCGCACCACCAGCTCGCCGATCAACGGTTCGGGGCGGCGGTCCAGGGAGGCGGCCAGGCGCAGCAGCAAGGCCATTGAGGCCACCGTGCGGCGCTGGGAGCGCCCCTCAATCAACTGCCACGACTCATGGCGTTTCTTGGGCAGGCCGCGGCGGTGGTAACGGGCAATCGCCGCCACCATCAGTTGCTCGGCCTCGGAGTAGCCCAGCAACTCCCCATGGCGAATCAGGTACCAGGTGTGCTTGTGGTAGGCGCCAATGTTGATGTGCTGGCCACAGGCGTGGAGCATCGCGGCGGCCCAGAGCAGCTGGCGGCCCTCGCCATCATCGGCATGCAGCAGCCCGGACGTCTGGTCGTGGAGGCTGAGGGCATGGTCCGCCACCCGCTTGGAGCGCACCTGATCGACCCCGAAGCGTTGGGCCTGGTGCAGCACCGTGCGCTGACGGATCGAGCTCTGGAAAGCAAAGCGATCGACGATCAGATCCTTGCGCAGCATCCAATCGACGATCAGGCCCTCCCGCAGCGCCCGTTCGCTGATCACCAGCTCGTCGACGTCGAGCATCGCCATGGCGGTCTGCAGCACCAGGGCACCGGGCACGATGATCTCGGCCCGGCGCTCGTTGAGGGTGGGCAGGGCCCGGCGCTGCTCGGGGGTCATCTCCACCAGCCGGGCCACCAGCAGATCCAGACGTTCCCGGCTCAGGCGGTAGCCCTGCAGCCGCAGCGGCGGACGCTCGTCCTGGGCCGCCGCCATCGCCGCCAGGGCCATGGCGGTGCCACTGGTGGCCACCATCACCGCCGTCTCGCCAGGCTGCAGACGCCGCTTGACCTTGTCGACGGCGGGCTCCAGGGAGCCTTCGATGAAGGCGGTCAGGAACGAGCGGCGCTCGGGCGGGATCGGGTCCTCGCGCACGAAATCACGCTGCAGGCGCACCGCCCCCACCCTGGTGCTGGTGAGGGCCCTGGCGTCGCGGCCGTCCGCCAGGATCAGCTCGGTGGAGCCCCCACCGATGTCGAGGATCAGATGGGGCTGGTCGCCGAAGGCCATGCCCGAGAGCACCCCCAGGTAGATCAGCCGGGCCTCCTCCTGGCCGCTGATCAGGTCCACCTCAAGCCCGAGTTGCTCCTGCAGCGACTGGAGGAAGTCGCGGCCATTGGGGGCCTCACGCACGGCGCTGGTGGCCGCCGTCACGATCTGTTCCACCCCATGGCTGGCCGCCAGCTCGCGGCAATGGCGCAGGGTGACGAAGGCCCGTTCG harbors:
- a CDS encoding helix-turn-helix domain-containing protein encodes the protein MSEPIPDPPSLSGDPLVRLGKVLREAREAKGLSLGALADQLCMGSDQLQALEQGANDRLPEKVFVVAQVRRVATVLGLDADPLIEELRRMDLGTPGGNGTSSSRRPSAAALPSPLLSPQAPSPRPSSASNRFPRTAPKWVLGALGALVLVTSLGTLAWRQGQEVRPRSAPPEAPLTADRPPALAPSTPQSPKAGVTAPATKAIVVLSSTEGSWIAVRNGSGQRLYQGLLKGERRFPAEPGLKVLAGRPDLVTVRIGNSTARRLGPINEVIWRPLR
- a CDS encoding Ppx/GppA phosphatase family protein, translated to MPELEQQRASVSDLKAPAAAASAPAKSLRHVAAIDIGTNSIHLLIAAVDPVLRSFSVVLTEKSSTRLGERDEDSGDLTPEAIERAFVTLRHCRELAASHGVEQIVTAATSAVREAPNGRDFLQSLQEQLGLEVDLISGQEEARLIYLGVLSGMAFGDQPHLILDIGGGSTELILADGRDARALTSTRVGAVRLQRDFVREDPIPPERRSFLTAFIEGSLEPAVDKVKRRLQPGETAVMVATSGTAMALAAMAAAQDERPPLRLQGYRLSRERLDLLVARLVEMTPEQRRALPTLNERRAEIIVPGALVLQTAMAMLDVDELVISERALREGLIVDWMLRKDLIVDRFAFQSSIRQRTVLHQAQRFGVDQVRSKRVADHALSLHDQTSGLLHADDGEGRQLLWAAAMLHACGQHINIGAYHKHTWYLIRHGELLGYSEAEQLMVAAIARYHRRGLPKKRHESWQLIEGRSQRRTVASMALLLRLAASLDRRPEPLIGELVVRPGPAAVTIELKPLSAELDLSLERWSLQACAPAVMEAMGLHLEVT